A region of Saccharococcus thermophilus DNA encodes the following proteins:
- a CDS encoding acetyl-CoA C-acetyltransferase translates to MREAVIVAGARTPVGKAKKGTLAHVRPDDLGALVVKETLKRAGNYEGNIDDLIIGCAMPEAEQGLNIARNIGALAGLPYTVPAITINRYCSSGLQAIAYAAERIMLGHSDTVIAGGVESMSLVPMMGHVIRPNAKLAEEAPEYYMSMGHTAEQVAMKYGVSREDQDAFAVRSHQRAAKAIREGKFKEEIVPVEVTVRKIENSKLVEKTILFEEDEGVRPDTNMETLAKLRPAFSINGTVTAGNASQMSDGAAAVMVMDREKAESLGLKPLGKFRSFAVAGVPPEVMGIGPVAAIPKALKLAGLELSDIGLIELNEAFASQSIQVIRELGLDEDKVNVNGGAIALGHPLGCTGAKLTLSLLYEMRRRNVQFGIVTMCIGGGMGAAGVFELI, encoded by the coding sequence GTGAGAGAAGCGGTGATTGTAGCTGGAGCGCGCACACCGGTCGGAAAGGCGAAAAAAGGAACGCTTGCCCATGTACGGCCGGATGATTTAGGAGCGCTTGTTGTGAAAGAAACGTTGAAACGCGCAGGAAATTATGAAGGAAATATCGATGACTTAATTATTGGCTGCGCGATGCCGGAAGCGGAGCAAGGTTTGAACATTGCGCGGAACATCGGGGCGCTTGCCGGGCTTCCATACACGGTTCCGGCGATTACGATTAATCGTTATTGTTCTTCTGGACTGCAAGCAATCGCGTATGCGGCAGAGCGCATCATGCTTGGCCATTCCGACACGGTGATCGCCGGCGGCGTCGAATCGATGAGCTTGGTGCCGATGATGGGGCACGTCATTCGTCCAAACGCCAAGCTGGCTGAAGAAGCGCCGGAATACTACATGTCGATGGGACATACGGCAGAGCAAGTCGCGATGAAATACGGCGTCAGCCGCGAAGACCAGGATGCGTTTGCGGTGCGCAGCCATCAACGTGCGGCCAAAGCGATTCGTGAAGGTAAGTTTAAAGAGGAAATTGTTCCCGTCGAAGTGACGGTGCGCAAAATTGAAAACAGCAAACTAGTCGAGAAGACGATTCTTTTTGAGGAGGACGAAGGAGTCCGTCCAGACACGAATATGGAAACACTAGCCAAGCTTCGTCCGGCATTTTCCATTAATGGAACGGTAACGGCCGGAAATGCGTCGCAAATGAGCGATGGCGCGGCGGCGGTGATGGTGATGGACCGCGAAAAAGCAGAATCGCTCGGCTTAAAACCACTGGGGAAATTCCGTTCGTTTGCCGTTGCCGGAGTGCCGCCGGAAGTAATGGGAATCGGTCCGGTGGCAGCGATTCCGAAAGCGCTGAAACTAGCTGGCCTGGAGCTTTCCGACATCGGATTAATCGAGCTGAACGAAGCGTTTGCTTCGCAATCGATTCAAGTCATTCGTGAACTTGGATTGGATGAAGACAAAGTCAACGTCAACGGCGGAGCGATTGCACTAGGCCATCCGCTCGGCTGCACGGGAGCGAAACTGACATTGTCGCTACTTTATGAAATGCGCCGTCGCAACGTGCAATTTGGCATTGTGACGATGTGTATTGGCGGCGGTATGGGAGCAGCGGGAGTATTTGAATTAATCTAA
- a CDS encoding acyl-CoA dehydrogenase family protein → MAKTLENAIKGGSFLVEDIPCERVFTPEDFTDEHKMIAKTTEDYVVNEVLPQLEHLENHEFDRSVKLLRKAGELGLLSADIPEEYGGLGLDKISSALIGEKMARAGGFSISHGAHVGIGSLPIVLFGTEEQKKKYLPALATGEKIAAYALTEPGSGSDALGAKTTAKLNAEGTHYILNGEKQWITNAGFADIFVVYAKVDGEHFSAFIVERDFPGVSTGAEEKKMGIKSSSTRTLILQDVPVPKENLLGEVGKGHVIAFNILNIGRYKLGVGAVGGAKRALEITLQYANQRQQFKRPISQFTLTQEKFATMASRLYATESSVYRTVGLFDERMSLLDEEKAKDGKEIAKSIAEYAIECSLNKFFATETLDYIVDEGVQIHGGYGFMQEYEIERAYRDSRINRIFEGTNEINRLLVPGMYLKKAMKGELPLLQKAKQLQEELMMLAPEEIGDGVLEQEKYLVRNAKKIALMVAGLAAQKFGPKLEEEQEILVNIADIVANIYAMESALLRTEKAIKNSGEEKNKQKILYTQIFCQEAFNEIEAHAKETLIAVEEGDALRMMLAALRKLTRYIPINIIAKKREAAAALIEAERYIV, encoded by the coding sequence ATGGCAAAAACGTTGGAAAACGCGATTAAAGGTGGCAGCTTCCTTGTCGAAGATATTCCTTGCGAACGCGTGTTTACACCGGAGGATTTTACCGACGAGCATAAAATGATTGCGAAAACGACGGAAGATTACGTCGTCAATGAGGTGCTTCCGCAACTTGAACATTTAGAAAATCATGAATTTGACCGCTCTGTAAAATTATTAAGAAAAGCGGGCGAGCTCGGATTGCTTAGCGCCGATATTCCGGAAGAGTACGGCGGATTAGGGTTGGATAAAATCAGCTCCGCGTTAATTGGGGAAAAAATGGCGCGCGCTGGCGGTTTCTCGATTTCCCACGGCGCCCATGTCGGAATCGGGTCGCTTCCAATCGTTCTGTTCGGAACGGAAGAACAAAAGAAAAAATACTTGCCGGCGCTTGCGACAGGTGAAAAAATCGCCGCCTATGCGCTGACAGAACCTGGTTCTGGTTCCGACGCATTAGGAGCAAAAACGACGGCGAAATTAAACGCTGAGGGCACTCATTATATTTTAAACGGGGAAAAACAATGGATTACGAACGCGGGATTTGCGGATATCTTTGTCGTGTATGCGAAAGTAGACGGCGAACATTTCTCCGCATTCATCGTGGAACGTGACTTCCCGGGCGTATCGACTGGTGCGGAAGAAAAGAAAATGGGAATTAAAAGCTCGTCGACACGGACGCTGATTTTGCAAGATGTTCCTGTTCCGAAAGAAAACTTGCTTGGCGAAGTCGGCAAGGGACATGTGATTGCGTTTAACATTCTCAATATCGGACGTTATAAACTTGGCGTCGGCGCGGTTGGCGGCGCGAAGCGAGCGCTCGAAATTACGCTTCAATACGCAAATCAGCGCCAGCAATTTAAACGGCCAATTTCGCAATTTACGTTAACGCAAGAAAAATTCGCGACGATGGCTTCCCGCTTGTATGCGACCGAAAGTTCTGTTTATCGTACAGTTGGCCTATTTGATGAACGGATGAGTCTTTTGGACGAAGAAAAAGCAAAAGACGGGAAGGAAATCGCCAAATCGATTGCCGAATATGCGATTGAATGTTCGCTGAATAAATTCTTTGCGACGGAAACATTGGATTATATCGTGGACGAAGGCGTACAAATCCACGGCGGCTACGGATTTATGCAAGAATATGAAATTGAACGCGCATATCGCGATTCCCGCATTAACCGCATTTTTGAAGGGACAAATGAAATCAACCGTCTGCTCGTTCCGGGAATGTATTTGAAAAAAGCGATGAAAGGCGAGTTGCCGCTTTTGCAAAAAGCCAAGCAGCTGCAAGAAGAATTAATGATGCTCGCGCCAGAAGAAATCGGCGACGGCGTGCTTGAACAAGAAAAATATTTAGTGCGCAACGCGAAAAAAATTGCGCTCATGGTGGCAGGATTGGCAGCGCAAAAATTTGGTCCGAAGCTCGAAGAAGAGCAAGAAATTTTAGTCAATATTGCGGATATCGTTGCCAATATTTATGCGATGGAATCGGCGTTGCTTCGCACGGAAAAAGCGATCAAAAACTCTGGCGAAGAGAAAAACAAACAAAAAATCCTTTATACGCAAATCTTCTGCCAAGAAGCGTTTAATGAAATCGAAGCGCATGCAAAAGAAACGCTCATTGCTGTGGAAGAAGGCGACGCCTTGCGCATGATGCTGGCGGCTTTGCGGAAGTTGACACGCTACATTCCAATCAACATCATTGCGAAAAAACGTGAAGCCGCAGCCGCGCTCATTGAAGCAGAACGTTATATTGTGTAA
- a CDS encoding arsenate reductase family protein, producing MALTFYWYPKCNTCRKAKKWLDEHGIDVRAVHIVENPPTKSELTELYHKSGLPLKKFFNTSGMKYRQLGLKEKVNTASEEELLEILASDGMLIKRPILTDGTRVLVGFQEEQYEKFFNK from the coding sequence ATGGCGTTAACGTTTTATTGGTATCCAAAATGCAACACGTGCCGAAAAGCAAAAAAATGGCTTGACGAACATGGAATAGACGTACGAGCAGTGCATATCGTCGAAAATCCTCCGACAAAATCAGAATTGACAGAGCTTTATCACAAAAGCGGGCTGCCGTTGAAAAAATTTTTTAATACAAGCGGTATGAAATATCGGCAGTTAGGGCTAAAAGAAAAAGTGAATACCGCTTCCGAGGAAGAGCTTCTAGAAATCCTTGCTTCTGATGGCATGCTGATCAAGCGGCCGATTTTAACCGATGGAACCCGTGTCCTCGTAGGTTTTCAAGAGGAACAATATGAAAAATTTTTCAACAAATAA
- the gcvH gene encoding glycine cleavage system protein GcvH encodes MNTPKELRYSEEHEWVKVEGDKVRIGITDFAQSELGDIVFVELPEVGTEITANEPFGSVESVKTVSELYAPISGKVVEVNEELNDNPEYVNESPYEKAWMIVVEPKDMSEVDNLLTAEQYEAMVKEG; translated from the coding sequence GTGAATACGCCAAAGGAATTACGCTATTCGGAAGAGCATGAGTGGGTAAAAGTAGAAGGAGACAAAGTGCGCATCGGCATTACGGATTTTGCGCAATCGGAACTAGGAGACATCGTGTTTGTCGAACTTCCGGAAGTAGGAACGGAAATTACCGCCAACGAACCATTTGGCAGCGTAGAGTCGGTCAAAACGGTATCTGAGCTTTACGCGCCAATTAGCGGCAAAGTCGTCGAAGTGAATGAAGAATTGAACGATAACCCAGAATATGTCAATGAATCGCCGTATGAAAAAGCATGGATGATTGTCGTTGAACCGAAAGATATGAGCGAGGTCGATAATTTGCTGACAGCTGAACAATATGAGGCGATGGTAAAAGAAGGTTAA
- a CDS encoding YusG family protein: MALETKQVKVTDRVIGKINGDSIELYEGNRQIGHLPLSQVSHLMQLKDGYDQQNGQIYKDMTVTVEPDQKYVDCDGEAGWC, encoded by the coding sequence ATGGCATTAGAAACGAAACAAGTCAAAGTCACCGATCGCGTGATTGGCAAAATCAATGGTGATTCTATTGAGCTATATGAGGGGAACAGGCAAATTGGTCATCTTCCTCTTTCACAAGTAAGCCATTTAATGCAATTAAAAGATGGATACGATCAGCAAAATGGACAAATTTATAAGGATATGACCGTCACCGTTGAGCCAGATCAAAAATATGTCGATTGCGACGGTGAGGCTGGTTGGTGCTAA
- a CDS encoding toprim domain-containing protein: MTESEKVIIVEGRSDKQKIANILNEPVEIICTNGTISDARLEELIDELYYKDVYILVDADEAGEKLRKQFRREFPEAEHIYIDRAYREVAAAPNWHVAQVLLRANFDVHMNYLLKR, from the coding sequence ATGACGGAAAGCGAAAAAGTGATTATTGTTGAAGGACGCTCTGATAAACAAAAAATCGCCAATATTCTAAATGAACCGGTGGAAATTATTTGCACCAATGGGACGATTAGCGATGCCAGGCTGGAGGAGCTGATCGACGAGCTTTATTATAAAGATGTTTATATATTGGTCGATGCCGATGAGGCGGGCGAAAAATTACGCAAGCAGTTTCGCCGCGAGTTTCCGGAAGCGGAGCATATTTATATCGATCGTGCTTACCGCGAAGTGGCGGCAGCGCCAAATTGGCATGTTGCGCAAGTATTATTGCGCGCGAATTTTGATGTGCATATGAATTATTTATTGAAAAGGTGA
- a CDS encoding thioredoxin family protein — translation MKKIEPIEIDEVIRSEEIVCLYLYTPMCGTCQLAKRMLEVVEELFPLLPFYQTDINYIPKRAAAWKIESVPCLLLFQHGNIIKKWYAFHSVPYLYETIKEMLPNDYRKRD, via the coding sequence ATGAAAAAAATAGAGCCGATCGAAATCGATGAGGTCATTCGCAGCGAAGAGATTGTTTGCCTTTATTTATATACGCCGATGTGCGGCACTTGCCAGCTTGCCAAACGAATGCTGGAAGTAGTCGAGGAATTGTTTCCGTTACTTCCGTTTTACCAGACGGATATTAATTATATACCGAAGCGAGCGGCTGCATGGAAAATCGAAAGTGTTCCATGCCTTCTTTTATTTCAACATGGCAATATCATTAAAAAGTGGTATGCGTTTCATTCTGTTCCTTATTTATATGAAACCATCAAAGAGATGCTGCCAAATGATTATCGAAAGAGAGACTAA
- a CDS encoding SCP2 sterol-binding domain-containing protein produces the protein MNMRELVKQLAERMQTLNHLLPILPEEELYIRFECETETAVVAISKHRISPAVEVDERRVLTVRGSKEVLESLLNGRLKLQQQIRLRELHISGSFRHMLLLESLLHLAKPYRYVC, from the coding sequence ATGAATATGCGTGAACTAGTCAAACAGCTTGCCGAACGAATGCAAACATTAAATCATCTATTGCCGATTTTACCAGAGGAAGAACTGTACATTCGCTTTGAGTGTGAAACGGAAACAGCAGTCGTAGCGATTTCCAAACATCGAATCAGCCCAGCGGTGGAAGTAGACGAGCGGCGGGTATTAACGGTGCGCGGATCAAAAGAGGTATTGGAATCTCTATTAAACGGAAGGTTAAAATTACAGCAACAAATTCGTTTGCGGGAATTACATATTTCGGGAAGTTTTCGGCATATGTTATTGCTTGAGTCATTGCTTCACTTAGCCAAGCCATACCGTTACGTTTGCTAA
- a CDS encoding methionine ABC transporter ATP-binding protein produces MITLEDVTKIYEAANGSVTAVDHVSLQIKEGEIFGIIGYSGAGKSSLIRLLNGLEKPTSGKVIVAGRDMANIKGKELRKARQEIGMVFQHFNLLWSRTVHENIAFPLEIAGIPKEKRKKRVDELIQLVGLQGREHAYPSQLSGGQKQRVGIARALANNPKVLLCDEATSALDPQTTDSILDLLVDINKRLGLTIVLITHEMHVIRKICDRVAVMENGKIVEQGEVLQVFRQPKQAITKRFVQQVIEPEETKETIIHLLDKYPNGTVIQLTFVGEAAEQPLIANVVRQFHVDANILQGKISQTHQGSYGVLFVHMDGEKEEIARAIDYIRKQQVAVEVISNAR; encoded by the coding sequence ATGATTACATTGGAAGATGTGACAAAAATATATGAAGCGGCAAACGGGTCGGTCACTGCGGTCGATCATGTTTCTTTACAAATTAAGGAAGGCGAAATTTTTGGAATTATCGGATATAGCGGTGCGGGAAAAAGCTCGCTTATTCGTCTTCTTAACGGATTGGAAAAACCGACAAGCGGCAAAGTCATTGTCGCCGGACGGGATATGGCTAATATTAAAGGAAAAGAATTGCGAAAGGCTCGTCAAGAAATCGGAATGGTTTTCCAGCATTTTAATTTGCTATGGTCAAGAACCGTTCATGAAAATATCGCGTTTCCGTTGGAAATCGCCGGCATTCCGAAAGAAAAGCGGAAAAAGCGGGTTGATGAGCTCATTCAGCTTGTCGGGCTGCAAGGAAGAGAACACGCTTATCCGTCGCAGCTGAGCGGCGGGCAAAAGCAGCGTGTTGGCATCGCGCGCGCTTTAGCAAATAATCCAAAAGTGTTATTATGCGATGAAGCGACATCTGCGTTAGATCCGCAAACAACCGATTCTATTTTGGACCTTTTAGTAGATATTAATAAACGCCTAGGGTTAACGATTGTATTAATTACTCATGAGATGCATGTGATTCGCAAAATTTGCGACCGCGTCGCGGTGATGGAAAACGGAAAAATTGTCGAACAAGGCGAAGTGCTGCAAGTATTTCGGCAACCAAAACAAGCGATTACGAAACGATTTGTTCAACAAGTTATCGAACCGGAGGAAACAAAAGAAACGATTATCCATCTGCTCGATAAATACCCAAACGGAACGGTTATCCAATTGACGTTTGTCGGAGAAGCTGCCGAACAGCCGCTCATCGCCAATGTCGTTCGCCAGTTCCACGTCGATGCGAATATTTTGCAAGGGAAAATTTCGCAAACCCATCAAGGTTCTTATGGTGTCTTATTCGTTCATATGGATGGAGAGAAAGAGGAAATTGCCCGCGCGATCGATTACATTCGAAAGCAGCAAGTGGCGGTGGAGGTGATCTCGAATGCTCGCTAG
- a CDS encoding methionine ABC transporter permease produces MLASLLPNVQWDMIWAATVETLYMTGIAVVATFILGTILGLLLFLTSKGNLWENRLANMVIAALVNIFRSIPFIILIILLIPFTKFVVGTILGANAALPALIIGAAPFYARMVEIALREIDKGVIEAAKAMGASTATIIWKVLLPESLPALVSGITVTAIALVGYTAMAGVVGAGGLGNLAYLEGFQRNHNDVTFVATVLVLVIVFVIQFIGDFVTSKIDKR; encoded by the coding sequence ATGCTCGCTAGCCTCTTACCGAATGTACAGTGGGATATGATTTGGGCGGCTACGGTTGAAACGCTTTATATGACAGGAATTGCTGTCGTTGCAACATTTATATTAGGTACGATTCTTGGATTGCTTTTATTTTTAACGTCAAAGGGAAACCTGTGGGAGAACCGTCTGGCAAATATGGTCATCGCGGCTCTTGTGAACATCTTTCGTTCCATCCCATTCATTATCCTAATTATTTTGTTAATCCCGTTTACGAAATTCGTTGTCGGAACGATTCTTGGCGCCAACGCCGCATTGCCGGCTTTGATTATCGGAGCAGCGCCATTTTACGCGAGAATGGTAGAAATTGCGCTCCGTGAAATTGACAAAGGCGTCATTGAAGCAGCAAAAGCGATGGGGGCATCAACGGCAACGATTATTTGGAAAGTGCTTCTTCCGGAGTCATTGCCTGCTCTTGTGTCCGGAATTACCGTAACAGCGATTGCTTTAGTGGGATATACGGCGATGGCAGGGGTTGTCGGTGCCGGCGGTCTTGGAAACTTAGCCTATTTGGAAGGATTCCAGCGCAATCATAATGATGTCACGTTTGTTGCTACCGTTTTAGTTTTAGTGATTGTCTTTGTCATTCAGTTTATCGGTGACTTTGTCACTTCCAAAATAGATAAACGATAA
- a CDS encoding MetQ/NlpA family ABC transporter substrate-binding protein, which translates to MKKWISALFAAVLVLALAACGGNNNAANDNKDGKLTKLVVGASNVPHAEILEKAKPILKEKGIDLKIITFQDYVLPNKALADKEIDANYFQHIPYLEEQKKEYGYDFVNAGGVHIEPIGIYSKKYKSLDELPNGATIIMSNSVADHGRILSMLQEKGLIKLKDGVDKTKATVKDIVENPKHLKFKTDVDPGLLPQIYKNGEGDAVVINANYALDAGLDPAKDPIAVESPKNNPYVNIIAVRKGDENRKEIKTLVEVLHSKEIQDFIKKKYHGAVIPAAQ; encoded by the coding sequence ATGAAAAAATGGATTAGTGCCTTATTTGCGGCGGTGCTTGTGTTGGCGCTGGCAGCATGCGGAGGCAATAACAACGCCGCCAATGACAACAAAGATGGAAAATTGACGAAGCTAGTAGTTGGAGCTTCCAATGTGCCACATGCGGAAATTTTAGAAAAAGCAAAACCAATTTTAAAAGAAAAAGGCATTGACTTGAAAATTATTACTTTCCAAGATTATGTATTGCCAAACAAAGCGTTGGCGGATAAAGAAATTGACGCGAACTATTTCCAACACATTCCGTATTTAGAAGAACAGAAAAAAGAATACGGATATGATTTTGTCAACGCTGGCGGCGTCCATATTGAGCCAATCGGTATTTACTCGAAAAAATATAAAAGCTTGGATGAACTTCCAAACGGTGCAACGATCATCATGAGCAACTCGGTTGCCGACCATGGCCGCATTTTATCGATGCTGCAAGAAAAAGGATTGATTAAGTTAAAAGACGGCGTGGACAAAACGAAAGCAACGGTGAAAGATATTGTCGAGAATCCGAAACATTTAAAATTTAAAACCGATGTGGATCCGGGATTGCTGCCGCAAATTTATAAAAACGGCGAAGGCGATGCGGTGGTGATTAACGCGAACTATGCGCTAGATGCTGGTTTAGATCCTGCCAAAGACCCAATTGCTGTCGAGTCTCCGAAAAATAACCCATATGTCAATATTATTGCGGTGCGCAAAGGTGATGAAAACCGCAAAGAAATTAAAACGCTTGTCGAAGTGCTGCACTCGAAAGAAATTCAAGACTTTATTAAGAAAAAATATCATGGCGCTGTCATTCCGGCGGCACAATAA
- a CDS encoding carboxymuconolactone decarboxylase family protein — protein sequence MNQQQHTSVEAALRHYKEGIGTFTQKLPDIAGSFNAFTEACFKEGALTKKEKQLIALGISLATQDEYCTIYHTKGCLDEGASEQEILEACGVAAAFAGGAAVSQAVTLVQECIRELSQTH from the coding sequence GTGAACCAGCAGCAACATACGTCGGTTGAAGCGGCTCTTCGCCATTATAAAGAGGGGATTGGTACGTTTACACAAAAACTGCCGGACATTGCTGGCAGCTTTAATGCCTTCACAGAAGCGTGCTTTAAAGAAGGTGCGTTAACGAAAAAAGAAAAACAGCTTATCGCGCTCGGAATCAGCCTCGCCACGCAAGATGAATATTGCACGATTTATCATACGAAAGGATGTTTAGACGAAGGGGCTTCGGAACAAGAAATTTTAGAAGCGTGCGGGGTAGCGGCGGCATTTGCCGGCGGCGCGGCGGTGAGCCAAGCGGTAACGCTAGTGCAGGAATGCATTCGCGAATTATCCCAAACCCATTAA
- the sufC gene encoding Fe-S cluster assembly ATPase SufC — translation MAVLTIKDLHVSVEGKEILKGVNLEVKGGEIHAIMGPNGTGKSTLSSAIMGHPKYEVTKGSITLDGQNVLEMEVDERARAGLFLAMQYPSEISGVTNADFLRAAINARLGEGNEISLMKFIRKLDEKMAFLEMNPDMAHRYLNEGFSGGEKKRNEILQLMMLEPKIAILDEIDSGLDIDALKIVAKGINEMRSSEFGCLIITHYQRLLNYITPDYVHVMMQGRIVKSGGPELAQRLEAEGYDWIKKELGIEDETVEQEA, via the coding sequence ATGGCAGTGTTGACAATTAAAGATCTTCACGTATCGGTAGAAGGAAAAGAAATTTTAAAAGGCGTGAATTTGGAAGTAAAAGGCGGAGAAATTCACGCAATCATGGGTCCGAACGGGACAGGAAAATCGACGTTATCGTCCGCGATTATGGGACATCCAAAGTATGAAGTAACAAAAGGAAGCATTACGTTAGACGGGCAAAACGTGTTGGAGATGGAAGTCGATGAAAGAGCGCGTGCCGGATTATTTTTGGCGATGCAATATCCAAGCGAAATTAGCGGGGTAACGAACGCCGACTTCCTTCGCGCCGCTATTAATGCCCGCCTTGGCGAAGGCAATGAAATTTCGTTAATGAAATTTATCCGCAAGCTGGATGAAAAAATGGCATTCCTGGAAATGAATCCAGATATGGCGCATCGTTATTTGAACGAAGGATTCTCGGGCGGGGAGAAAAAACGCAACGAAATTCTCCAATTAATGATGCTGGAGCCGAAAATCGCGATTTTGGACGAGATTGACTCCGGCCTTGACATTGACGCGTTGAAAATCGTTGCCAAAGGCATTAATGAAATGCGCAGCAGCGAATTTGGCTGTCTGATCATTACGCACTATCAACGTTTATTAAACTATATTACTCCTGATTATGTGCATGTGATGATGCAAGGACGCATTGTAAAATCCGGAGGTCCAGAACTAGCGCAACGTCTTGAAGCGGAAGGATACGACTGGATTAAAAAAGAACTTGGCATTGAAGACGAAACGGTTGAGCAAGAAGCGTAA
- the sufD gene encoding Fe-S cluster assembly protein SufD: MTTETKIPFDQQYVRAFSSERGEPDWLLQLRLQALAKAEALPLPKPDKTKIDKWNFTQFANHVVESAPYASLDELPEPVKALIEAGEETKNLYVQRDHTPAYLSLSEDLKAKGVIFTDIFTAAREHGELLQKYLMKDGVKVDEHRLTALHAALLNGGVFVYVPKNVEVDVPLQAVYIQENDDIALFNHVIVVAEDNSRVVYVENYISTKETSKAVVNIVAEVFANTNARVFFAAVDNLAKGVTTYVNRRGIAARDGRIEWALGLMNDGDTVSENVTRLIGDGSFGDTKTVVVGRGEQVQNFTTSVVHYGKHTEGYILKHGVVRDSATSIFNGIGKIEHGASKSNAQQESRVLMLSEKARGDANPILLIDEDDVMAGHAASVGRVDPIQLYYLMSRGIPRHEAERLIIHGFLAPVVEAIPIESVKKQLIEVIERKVQS, from the coding sequence ATGACGACAGAAACAAAAATACCATTCGATCAACAATATGTGCGCGCATTTTCTAGCGAGCGCGGCGAACCGGACTGGCTGTTGCAGCTTCGCTTACAAGCTCTTGCCAAAGCAGAAGCGCTCCCGCTGCCGAAACCGGACAAAACGAAAATCGACAAATGGAATTTTACCCAATTTGCCAACCATGTTGTTGAAAGTGCGCCATATGCTTCGTTAGACGAACTGCCTGAGCCGGTAAAAGCGCTGATTGAAGCAGGAGAGGAAACGAAAAACTTATATGTGCAGCGTGACCATACACCTGCGTATCTATCTTTATCGGAGGACTTGAAAGCGAAAGGAGTTATTTTCACCGATATTTTCACCGCGGCGCGCGAACATGGAGAGCTATTGCAAAAATATTTGATGAAAGACGGCGTCAAAGTAGACGAACATCGTCTAACAGCATTGCACGCGGCGCTGTTAAATGGGGGCGTGTTTGTCTACGTGCCGAAAAACGTCGAGGTTGATGTTCCGCTTCAAGCGGTGTATATTCAAGAAAACGATGATATCGCCTTGTTTAATCATGTCATTGTCGTTGCGGAAGATAATAGCCGCGTCGTTTATGTGGAAAACTATATTTCCACGAAAGAAACAAGCAAAGCGGTTGTCAATATTGTCGCTGAAGTGTTTGCCAATACAAATGCGCGCGTGTTTTTTGCCGCTGTTGATAATTTGGCAAAAGGGGTCACAACGTATGTCAATCGTCGCGGCATTGCCGCGCGTGATGGGCGCATTGAATGGGCGCTCGGTTTAATGAACGATGGGGATACTGTTTCCGAAAACGTCACCCGCTTAATTGGCGACGGTTCGTTTGGCGATACAAAAACCGTTGTTGTCGGCCGTGGCGAGCAAGTGCAAAACTTTACAACCAGTGTTGTTCATTATGGAAAACATACGGAAGGCTACATTTTAAAACACGGCGTGGTAAGAGACAGCGCGACATCGATCTTTAACGGCATCGGCAAAATTGAGCATGGCGCTTCGAAATCGAACGCCCAACAAGAATCGCGCGTCTTGATGCTAAGCGAAAAAGCGCGCGGTGATGCCAACCCGATTTTATTGATCGATGAAGATGATGTGATGGCAGGCCATGCGGCATCAGTCGGCAGAGTGGATCCAATACAGTTATACTATTTAATGAGCCGCGGCATTCCAAGACATGAGGCAGAACGTCTGATTATTCATGGATTTTTAGCTCCCGTTGTAGAAGCGATCCCGATTGAAAGCGTGAAAAAACAATTGATTGAAGTTATTGAAAGGAAAGTTCAATCATGA